One genomic window of Denticeps clupeoides chromosome 14, fDenClu1.1, whole genome shotgun sequence includes the following:
- the LOC114763732 gene encoding gap junction epsilon-1 protein-like: MNNTPPGLRLLRPPTVTGQFHTLFFGSVRMFFLGVLGFAVYGNEALHFSCDPDRRELNLYCYNQFRPITPQVFWALQLVTVLVPGAAFHLYAACKNIDQEEILQRAVYTVFYIISVVLRIILEIVAFWLQSHLFGFRVPALYACDAGALGPALAAARCMVPEHFEKTVFLSAMYTFTVITVLLCVAEVFEVLHRRLGYSTNQ; the protein is encoded by the exons ATGAACAACACTCCGCCTGGACTGCGGTTG ctcAGGCCTCCGACAGTGACAGGCCAGTTCCACACGCTGTTCTTCGGCTCCGTGCGCATGTTCTTCCTCGGCGTCCTGGGGTTCGCCGTGTATGGCAATGAGGCCCTGCATTTCAGCTGCGACCCGGACAGGAGGGAGTTAAACCTCTACTGCTACAACCAGTTCAGACCCATAACGCCTCAG gtatTCTGGGCGCTGCAGCTGGTAACCGTCTTGGTCCCCGGCGCCGCCTTCCACCTGTACGCCGCCTGCAAGAACATCGACCAGGAGGAGATCCTCCAGCGGGCGGTGTACACCGTGTTCTACATCATCTCGGTGGTGCTGCGCATCATCCTGGAGATCGTCGCGTTCTGGCTGCAGAGCCACCTGTTCGGGTTCCGGGTGCCGGCCCTGTACGCGTGCGACGCCGGCGCCCTGGGCCCGGCCCTCGCCGCCGCCAGGTGCATGGTGCCGGAGCACTTCGAGAAGACCGTCTTCCTCAGCGCCATGTACACCTTCACCGTCATCACCGTGCTCCTCTGCGTGGCCGAGGTTTTCGAGGTACTGCACCGGCGGCTGGGCTACTCAACCAACCAGTGA